One segment of Corynebacterium atrinae DNA contains the following:
- a CDS encoding cutinase family protein yields MRKTLTILAVIVLVVVIGVGALQFFRTSDQTPPPFGQPPTEDVQQPEWCPAVEFISAPGTWESSPGDDPVHPTANPWSFMLSITQPLQERYSPDDVKVWTLPYTAEFRNINSQNEMSYDDSRQEGLAKLEEELVLTHSECPLTDFIMVGFSQGAVIVGDVANKIGQDSGVVPADRIRGVALIADGRREPGVGQFPGTYVDGVGAEVALAPLNLLVQPIVPGATMRGPRPGGYGSLQDRTFDICAPNDSICDAPLNVGNALDRALALVAANGIHAQYATNPDVIPGTTANAWVVDWATGLIDGR; encoded by the coding sequence ATGAGAAAGACACTCACCATCCTGGCGGTCATCGTCCTCGTCGTGGTGATCGGAGTGGGCGCGTTGCAGTTCTTCCGCACCTCCGATCAGACCCCGCCCCCGTTCGGGCAGCCACCGACCGAGGATGTGCAACAACCGGAATGGTGTCCTGCAGTGGAGTTCATCTCTGCCCCAGGCACCTGGGAGTCTTCCCCGGGAGACGATCCGGTGCACCCGACTGCGAACCCGTGGAGCTTCATGCTCTCGATCACGCAGCCACTGCAGGAGCGCTACTCGCCCGACGACGTCAAGGTATGGACGCTGCCGTATACGGCAGAGTTCCGCAACATCAACTCCCAAAACGAGATGAGCTACGACGACTCGCGGCAGGAGGGCCTAGCCAAGCTGGAAGAAGAGCTCGTCCTCACACACAGTGAGTGCCCGCTCACCGACTTCATCATGGTCGGCTTCTCCCAGGGCGCAGTGATTGTTGGCGACGTGGCCAACAAGATCGGCCAGGATAGCGGCGTAGTGCCGGCCGACCGGATCAGGGGTGTCGCCCTGATTGCTGACGGCCGCCGGGAACCTGGTGTGGGCCAGTTCCCCGGCACCTACGTCGACGGCGTCGGCGCCGAAGTTGCACTCGCCCCGCTGAATCTGCTGGTCCAGCCCATCGTCCCCGGTGCGACCATGCGCGGCCCGCGCCCGGGTGGCTACGGCTCCCTGCAGGACCGCACCTTCGACATCTGTGCCCCGAACGACAGCATTTGCGACGCCCCCCTCAATGTCGGCAATGCGCTCGATCGCGCCCTCGCGCTCGTCGCCGCCAATGGCATTCATGCTCAGTACGCCACGAATCCGGATGTTATCCCTGGCACCACGGCCAACGCCTGGGTGGTCGACTGGGCAACGGGGCTTATCGACGGCCGCTAA
- a CDS encoding alpha/beta hydrolase-fold protein, with translation MRDTAFRSPQRAGRFRQACLAAAVIPTTVALGLSLAPVATAQSSRSSLSDQIRPSDPPARTPISTEYPTVDNLPAGVSVNRVEWLSDRRLAIFINSAAMPDAPIQVQMLLARDWHSSPNRDFPEVWALDGLRAREDESGWTIETNIEQFYADKNVNVILPVGGESSFYSDWQQPNNGKNYKWESFLTKELIPILDNGFRSNKQRAVFGLSMGGTAAMNLAQRHPHLFSFVGSFSGYLDTTSSGMQPAITAAQRDAGGYDSQAMWGPYNSQDWIDHNPRFGIGALKDMTVYVSSGSGTDDFGKPGSVANSPAAAAGIGLEILSNMTTHTFVNEARAAGIEPIAHFRPSGVHAWPYWQFEMTQAWPHIANALKLSEEDRGAKCTVGGAIAEAVKNVNIGSCVNDEYEAGKDNEGRRQDFRSGTAYWSPGTDAHALFGAINARYNALGGPSGWLGFPTTGETPTRDGVGRFVHFQNGSIYWSPSTGAQEIPGDMFEMWGTTGYENGDLGFPTAPAKEVNGGFVQQFQKGYVVRTKDNKNYWVGGLIGVKYGEMDTANSALGYPKSNEIRINGGAFQEFEHGNIYWSPATGAKFIKYGAIFDAWGAKKWEQGEYGWPTADQAGIPAGGEVMEFQHGKISQVNGAIKEERN, from the coding sequence ATGCGCGACACCGCATTCCGTTCCCCACAGCGCGCTGGCCGCTTCCGCCAGGCCTGCTTGGCAGCTGCCGTCATTCCCACCACCGTCGCCCTCGGCCTGAGCCTCGCTCCGGTCGCGACCGCTCAGAGCTCCCGCTCGAGCCTGTCTGATCAGATCCGCCCGTCGGATCCCCCTGCGCGGACGCCCATCAGTACTGAGTACCCGACCGTCGATAACCTGCCGGCTGGCGTTTCCGTCAACCGCGTCGAGTGGCTCAGCGACCGCCGCCTCGCCATCTTCATCAATTCCGCCGCTATGCCAGATGCGCCGATCCAGGTCCAGATGCTCCTGGCCCGCGACTGGCACTCCAGCCCCAACCGCGACTTCCCGGAGGTGTGGGCCCTCGACGGACTGCGCGCCCGTGAGGATGAAAGCGGCTGGACCATCGAGACCAACATCGAGCAGTTCTACGCTGACAAGAACGTCAACGTCATCCTGCCAGTCGGCGGCGAATCCTCCTTCTACTCGGATTGGCAGCAGCCCAACAACGGCAAGAACTACAAGTGGGAATCCTTCCTCACCAAGGAGCTCATCCCGATCCTGGACAACGGCTTCCGCTCCAACAAGCAGCGCGCCGTGTTCGGTCTGTCCATGGGCGGCACCGCCGCGATGAACCTCGCCCAGCGCCACCCGCACCTGTTCTCCTTCGTCGGCTCCTTCTCCGGCTACCTGGACACCACCTCCTCCGGAATGCAGCCCGCGATTACTGCCGCGCAGCGTGACGCAGGTGGCTACGATTCCCAGGCCATGTGGGGTCCGTACAACAGCCAGGATTGGATCGATCACAACCCTCGCTTTGGCATCGGCGCGCTCAAGGACATGACGGTCTACGTCTCCTCCGGCTCGGGAACTGACGACTTTGGCAAGCCCGGCTCCGTGGCCAACAGCCCGGCCGCAGCCGCCGGCATTGGCTTGGAGATCCTCTCCAACATGACCACGCATACGTTCGTCAACGAGGCGCGGGCCGCTGGCATCGAGCCGATCGCCCACTTCCGGCCCTCCGGTGTGCACGCGTGGCCGTACTGGCAGTTCGAGATGACGCAGGCCTGGCCGCACATCGCCAACGCGCTCAAGCTCTCTGAAGAAGACCGCGGCGCCAAGTGCACCGTCGGCGGCGCCATCGCCGAGGCCGTGAAGAATGTCAACATCGGCTCCTGTGTCAACGACGAGTACGAAGCCGGCAAGGACAACGAGGGCCGTCGTCAAGACTTCCGTTCGGGCACCGCCTACTGGTCCCCGGGCACTGATGCGCACGCGCTGTTCGGCGCGATCAACGCCCGCTACAACGCCCTTGGTGGGCCGTCCGGTTGGCTCGGATTCCCGACCACGGGCGAGACCCCGACCCGGGACGGCGTCGGTCGCTTCGTCCACTTCCAGAATGGGTCGATCTACTGGAGCCCGTCCACCGGCGCTCAGGAGATCCCGGGCGACATGTTCGAGATGTGGGGAACCACCGGCTACGAGAACGGTGACCTGGGCTTCCCCACGGCACCCGCCAAGGAAGTCAACGGCGGCTTTGTTCAGCAGTTCCAGAAGGGCTACGTCGTCCGCACCAAGGACAACAAGAACTACTGGGTAGGTGGACTCATCGGCGTCAAGTACGGCGAAATGGATACCGCCAACTCCGCACTGGGCTACCCGAAGTCCAACGAGATTCGCATCAACGGCGGCGCCTTCCAGGAGTTCGAACACGGCAACATCTACTGGTCGCCCGCCACCGGCGCGAAGTTCATCAAGTACGGTGCGATCTTCGACGCCTGGGGCGCGAAGAAGTGGGAGCAGGGCGAGTACGGCTGGCCTACCGCTGACCAGGCCGGGATCCCGGCTGGCGGCGAGGTAATGGAATTCCAGCACGGCAAGATCAGCCAGGTTAACGGGGCCATCAAAGAGGAGCGAAACTAA
- a CDS encoding alpha/beta hydrolase → MTFLTGARRMSRKAIVVLTAFATALALMVFVNAGEAKANLRGDATGTCDWDGVGYGVQRCDVWSAASGRNIPVQIKPAARGGNAALYLLDGLRATEHANAWTVDVNAPAVYEGTNITLVMPIGGAGSFYADWEGPATYDLNNPVTYQWETFLTSELPAYLRNNFGVAPNNNSIAGLSMGGTAALNLAAKHPGQFRQALSFSGYLTPTLPGMQTMLRVALLDAGGFNLNAMYGSIVSPRRFENDPFLNMNGLANSDVYISAATGIPGPEDANYPANLKLSGAPLEMLARVTTRLWEGKARAAGLNVATDYPITGIHNWTQFGSQLEKSRNRVLDVMNAW, encoded by the coding sequence ATGACCTTCCTGACCGGAGCCCGACGTATGAGCCGAAAGGCCATCGTCGTCTTGACCGCATTTGCCACCGCCCTAGCTCTCATGGTGTTTGTCAATGCCGGTGAAGCCAAAGCCAACCTCCGCGGCGATGCCACGGGTACCTGCGACTGGGATGGCGTGGGCTACGGCGTCCAGCGTTGTGACGTGTGGTCTGCAGCTTCTGGCCGCAACATCCCCGTCCAGATCAAGCCCGCCGCCCGCGGCGGCAACGCAGCCCTCTACCTCTTGGACGGCCTGCGCGCGACGGAGCACGCTAACGCCTGGACCGTGGACGTAAATGCCCCGGCCGTGTACGAAGGCACCAACATCACCCTGGTCATGCCCATCGGTGGTGCCGGTTCCTTCTACGCTGACTGGGAGGGTCCTGCTACCTACGACCTGAACAACCCGGTCACCTACCAGTGGGAGACCTTCCTGACCTCGGAGCTTCCCGCTTACCTGCGCAACAACTTCGGCGTCGCCCCGAACAACAACTCCATTGCTGGCCTGTCCATGGGTGGAACTGCCGCCCTGAACCTGGCTGCCAAGCACCCCGGCCAGTTCCGCCAGGCGCTGTCCTTCTCGGGTTACCTGACCCCGACCCTGCCGGGCATGCAGACCATGCTCCGCGTCGCCCTGCTCGACGCTGGTGGTTTCAACCTCAACGCCATGTACGGCAGCATTGTCAGCCCGCGTCGCTTTGAAAACGATCCGTTCCTTAACATGAACGGCCTCGCTAACTCCGACGTGTACATCTCCGCTGCTACCGGTATCCCCGGCCCGGAGGATGCCAACTACCCGGCGAACCTGAAGCTTTCTGGCGCTCCTCTGGAGATGCTGGCTCGCGTCACCACCCGCCTGTGGGAGGGCAAGGCTCGCGCTGCTGGTCTGAATGTTGCCACCGACTACCCGATCACCGGCATCCACAACTGGACTCAGTTCGGTTCCCAGTTGGAGAAGTCCAGGAACCGCGTCCTCGACGTTATGAACGCCTGGTAA